The following are from one region of the candidate division WOR-3 bacterium genome:
- a CDS encoding MoxR family ATPase yields MTYAERQAFGDVEAAARLDEARKRIESEVEKVIVGQKAVVEQVLICLLAHGHGLLIGVPGLAKTLLVNTLARVLDLTFRRVQFTPDLMPSDITGTEIIEEDQTTGRRSFRFVPGPVFANVVLADEINRTPPKTQAALLQAMQEYKVTVAGSTYELPSPFFVLATQNPIELEGTYPLPEAQLDRFMFSIYVDYPNLAEEREIVKSTTSAYMPDLTRVLTAKEIVDLQALVRRVPVADDVIDYAVRLASSTRPGFQGSPGFVREWVSWGAGPRASQYMILGAKTRALLSGRYTPTRDDVRAVAQPVLRHRIVANFSAEAEGVKAADIIERLLAEQ; encoded by the coding sequence ATGACATACGCAGAGCGTCAGGCGTTCGGTGACGTTGAGGCCGCGGCCCGGCTCGACGAGGCAAGGAAGCGGATCGAGTCCGAGGTTGAGAAAGTCATTGTCGGCCAGAAGGCTGTCGTCGAGCAGGTGCTCATCTGTCTCTTGGCTCACGGGCACGGGCTCTTGATCGGCGTGCCTGGGCTGGCCAAGACCTTGCTTGTCAATACGCTTGCGCGGGTCCTTGACCTTACATTCAGGCGAGTGCAGTTCACTCCTGACCTGATGCCATCGGATATCACCGGTACCGAGATTATCGAGGAAGACCAGACAACCGGCAGGCGCTCTTTCCGTTTCGTTCCTGGCCCAGTCTTTGCCAACGTAGTCCTGGCCGACGAAATCAACCGCACTCCACCCAAGACCCAAGCTGCGCTGCTTCAGGCGATGCAGGAGTACAAGGTCACGGTCGCTGGCTCGACGTATGAGCTGCCTTCACCGTTCTTTGTGCTGGCAACCCAGAATCCGATTGAACTCGAAGGCACGTATCCGTTACCCGAGGCACAACTGGACCGATTCATGTTCTCGATTTACGTGGACTATCCGAACTTGGCAGAGGAGCGAGAGATTGTCAAGAGCACAACCTCTGCGTATATGCCCGACTTGACAAGGGTGCTCACTGCCAAGGAGATAGTCGACCTCCAAGCATTGGTGAGGCGGGTGCCGGTCGCGGATGACGTGATTGACTACGCGGTCCGGCTTGCCTCGAGTACGAGGCCAGGGTTTCAGGGTAGTCCCGGGTTTGTCCGCGAATGGGTAAGCTGGGGTGCGGGCCCGCGCGCTTCGCAGTACATGATTCTCGGCGCCAAGACTCGAGCGCTGTTATCCGGGCGGTACACACCGACCCGGGATGATGTGCGCGCAGTCGCCCAGCCAGTGCTTCGGCACCGGATTGTCGCCAATTTCTCGGCTGAAGCAGAGGGTGTGAAAGCCGCCGACATCATCGAGAGGCTGTTAGCTGAGCAGTGA
- a CDS encoding DUF177 domain-containing protein, whose amino-acid sequence MRKFRPWLISIPGLRQGENRLKFDLDIEELGGTSREVAENPSFEELLGPVHVDLAIVRTGQKLLVNGRAIFEVRLSCALCGQRFQERFSEELVTEYVNEEETAVGERELDWEELGQEMVHGNLLNLIGVVRDAIHLAIPIAPRCRPDCRGLCPVCGADLNEARCACKLLESE is encoded by the coding sequence ATGAGAAAGTTCAGGCCCTGGCTGATTTCGATTCCCGGACTGAGACAGGGTGAGAACCGGCTCAAGTTCGACTTGGATATAGAAGAGCTTGGCGGGACAAGTCGAGAAGTCGCGGAGAATCCGTCGTTCGAGGAACTGCTAGGGCCGGTGCATGTTGACCTTGCAATCGTGCGGACAGGCCAGAAACTGCTCGTCAACGGCCGCGCGATTTTTGAGGTCAGACTTTCCTGCGCACTGTGCGGCCAGCGGTTCCAAGAGAGGTTTTCGGAGGAATTGGTAACGGAGTATGTGAATGAAGAGGAAACGGCGGTCGGAGAGAGAGAGTTGGATTGGGAGGAGCTCGGCCAAGAAATGGTTCACGGTAACTTGCTGAATCTCATCGGTGTTGTACGCGACGCGATTCATCTTGCGATTCCCATCGCGCCTAGGTGTCGGCCGGATTGCAGGGGGCTATGCCCGGTCTGCGGTGCAGATCTGAACGAAGCCCGTTGCGCCTGCAAACTCCTGGAATCCGAGTAG